A stretch of Paludisphaera borealis DNA encodes these proteins:
- a CDS encoding DUF1501 domain-containing protein, translating to MTAWDDASFRRNRRAFLGRSAGSLGLMALAHLLGQESGRGRVFAAGQEIAKFPKARAKSVICLFQHGGPSQMDLFDPKPALARFDGKPYPGKLEIHFNTQAGNVLASPFRFAPRGESGMVLSELLPHTSAIADEITLVRSMTTESVDHEAALRLIHSGKILAGRPTLGSWVIYALGSENRDLPAYVVLSDPGGLPVDGVRNWSSGWLPAVYQGTPFRSGANPVLNLETPKTLTPEARGGQLRFLDALNQAHLARHAGDTELEARIANFETAARMQTAVPDALNLDSEPKAIRSMYGLDNEVTREYGTRCLIARRLIERGVRFVQLFLSGQPWDTHNKNAEMLKSLCARTDQPSAALVLDLRQRGLLDDTIVLWTGEFGRLPVSQGKDGRDHNRHGFSLWLAGGGFKHGYVHGATDDFGYSAVTDAVSVQDLQATILHTLGLDHRRLVFPHEGRDDSLTDHEVTHAKIVPALLA from the coding sequence ATGACGGCATGGGACGACGCCTCCTTCCGACGCAATCGCCGGGCCTTTCTGGGCCGGTCGGCCGGCTCATTGGGCTTGATGGCCCTGGCCCACCTGCTCGGCCAGGAAAGCGGGCGCGGTCGGGTTTTCGCTGCCGGTCAGGAAATCGCCAAATTTCCGAAGGCCCGCGCCAAGTCGGTGATCTGCCTGTTCCAGCACGGCGGGCCGAGTCAGATGGATCTGTTCGACCCCAAGCCGGCTCTCGCCCGGTTCGACGGCAAGCCGTATCCCGGCAAGCTCGAAATCCACTTCAACACCCAGGCGGGCAACGTGCTGGCCTCGCCGTTCCGGTTCGCGCCCCGGGGCGAGTCGGGGATGGTCTTGAGCGAGCTGTTGCCCCACACGTCGGCGATCGCCGATGAGATCACGCTGGTCCGGTCGATGACCACCGAGTCGGTCGACCACGAGGCGGCGCTCCGGTTGATCCACTCGGGCAAGATCCTCGCCGGACGGCCGACGTTGGGCTCGTGGGTGATCTACGCGCTCGGGTCCGAGAACCGCGACCTGCCGGCGTACGTGGTGCTTTCCGACCCCGGCGGCCTGCCGGTCGACGGCGTGCGGAACTGGTCGAGCGGCTGGCTCCCCGCCGTCTACCAGGGGACCCCGTTCCGCTCGGGCGCGAACCCGGTGCTGAACTTGGAGACTCCCAAAACCCTTACGCCCGAGGCGCGCGGCGGCCAGCTCCGGTTCCTCGACGCCCTCAACCAGGCGCATCTGGCGCGGCACGCCGGCGACACCGAGCTGGAGGCCCGAATCGCCAATTTCGAGACCGCCGCGCGGATGCAGACGGCCGTCCCCGACGCCCTCAATCTGGACAGCGAACCGAAGGCGATCCGCAGCATGTACGGCCTCGACAACGAGGTCACGCGCGAGTATGGAACGCGCTGCCTGATCGCCCGCCGGCTGATCGAGCGCGGGGTGCGGTTCGTGCAGTTGTTCCTGAGCGGCCAGCCGTGGGACACGCACAACAAGAACGCCGAGATGCTCAAGTCGCTGTGCGCCCGGACCGACCAGCCGAGCGCGGCGCTCGTGCTCGACCTTCGCCAGCGCGGGCTGCTTGACGACACCATCGTTCTCTGGACGGGCGAGTTCGGCCGGCTGCCGGTCTCGCAGGGCAAGGACGGCCGCGACCACAATCGCCACGGGTTCTCGCTCTGGCTGGCCGGCGGCGGCTTCAAGCACGGCTACGTCCACGGCGCGACCGACGACTTCGGCTATTCAGCCGTGACCGACGCCGTCTCCGTCCAGGACCTCCAGGCGACCATCCTCCACACCCTCGGCCTCGACCACCGCCGCCTCGTCTTCCCCCACGAGGGCCGCGACGACAGCCTCACCGACCACGAAGTCACCCACGCCAAGATCGTCCCGGCGCTGCTGGCGTGA
- a CDS encoding carboxymuconolactone decarboxylase family protein: MSEDYTKAPITEAERVMVDYVVQLTKDATKISPLDHEKLRKVGFDDQAILQITLIASWFNYINRVADSLGVGRD; encoded by the coding sequence TTGAGTGAAGACTATACCAAGGCGCCGATCACCGAGGCCGAGCGGGTGATGGTCGACTACGTCGTCCAGCTCACCAAGGACGCCACCAAGATCTCGCCGCTCGATCACGAGAAGCTTCGCAAGGTCGGCTTCGACGACCAGGCGATCCTCCAGATCACCTTGATCGCCTCGTGGTTCAACTATATCAACCGCGTGGCCGACTCGCTGGGCGTCGGCCGCGACTGA
- a CDS encoding PSD1 and planctomycete cytochrome C domain-containing protein codes for MRDPATMPTTERRTAWLLTWIGLGLMSLAASRAVGDEASSLSLEREAMALLKARCVKCHGPIKPKGGLNLSSPRALARGGESGPAIEPGTLENSALWEQTEAGEMPPKPEEPLSADERAVLRRWIEGGAPGLPSAAEIEKTPPGADHWAFAPLKPSEPPAVKHADWLRNPIDRFILATLEGRGLALSPEADRATLARRLTLDLTGLPPTIEEVEGFIADRRPDAYERLVDRLLASPHYGERWGKFWLDAAGYVESNGYFSADSERPLAWKYRDYIVRAFNADRPLDQIVREQLAGDELSGYKPGMEITPEIIDQLVATHFLRNAQDGTGESDGNADEVRADKVAVLDGAVQIIGSSLLGMTFQCAKCHDHKFEPFTQKEYYQLHAILYPAFHVDKWVKPNDRTVDAATADVVAPWQAHELTIDAEVARLKREHAPRDKDSPAEKEARKKALDEAVKAAEARRRPHPGKIAWVADLPGESPPAPLLIRGDPSHPGEPVGPGGPAFLSDPDDPFEPRPTARNGTGRRTAFAQWLTKPGSRPSALLARILVNRIWQNHFGVGLVATSDNLGYTGAPPTHPTLLEHLAAELVRSGWRAKGVHRLIVGSAVYRQSSAARPDVQKVDPENRLLGRFPTRRLDAEALRDAWLAVSGDLDTRLGGPSTPTRRTESGEVTPIASEGRELRRSVYLQTRRTQVASLLEVFDAPSIVAACTRRASATIPLQSLSLLNSEFVVDRARRLAERLDRECGPDAAPEARVDRAFLLCMSRGPTPEELAAAVDFLQAQPARYPGAANDEARRRTWVDFSQMLLASNAFLYVE; via the coding sequence ATGCGAGACCCAGCGACCATGCCGACGACCGAGAGGCGGACCGCCTGGCTACTGACGTGGATCGGGCTCGGCCTGATGAGCCTCGCGGCGTCGCGGGCCGTCGGCGACGAGGCTTCGAGCCTCTCGCTCGAGCGCGAGGCCATGGCGCTCTTGAAGGCCCGTTGCGTCAAGTGCCACGGGCCGATCAAGCCGAAGGGGGGCCTGAACCTGTCGAGCCCGCGCGCCCTGGCCCGGGGGGGCGAAAGCGGTCCGGCGATCGAACCGGGAACGCTCGAAAACAGCGCGCTCTGGGAGCAGACCGAAGCCGGCGAGATGCCTCCCAAGCCGGAGGAACCGCTGTCGGCCGATGAGCGCGCGGTGCTGCGCCGCTGGATCGAAGGGGGCGCTCCGGGACTCCCCTCGGCGGCCGAGATCGAGAAGACCCCGCCCGGCGCCGATCACTGGGCGTTCGCCCCGCTGAAGCCTTCCGAACCCCCGGCCGTGAAGCATGCCGATTGGCTGCGCAACCCGATCGATCGCTTCATCCTCGCGACCCTCGAAGGTCGCGGGCTGGCGCTGAGCCCCGAGGCCGATCGGGCGACGCTGGCCCGCCGCTTGACCCTCGACCTGACCGGCCTGCCGCCGACGATCGAGGAGGTCGAGGGCTTCATCGCCGACCGCCGGCCCGACGCCTACGAGCGGCTGGTCGATCGACTCCTGGCCTCGCCGCATTACGGCGAGCGGTGGGGGAAGTTCTGGCTCGACGCGGCCGGCTACGTCGAGTCGAACGGCTACTTCAGCGCCGACAGCGAGCGCCCGCTGGCCTGGAAGTACCGCGATTACATCGTCCGGGCGTTCAACGCCGACCGGCCGCTCGACCAGATCGTCCGCGAGCAACTGGCCGGCGACGAGCTTTCGGGGTACAAGCCCGGCATGGAGATCACGCCGGAAATCATCGATCAACTGGTCGCGACCCACTTCCTCCGCAACGCGCAGGATGGCACCGGCGAGAGCGACGGCAACGCCGACGAGGTCCGCGCCGACAAGGTTGCGGTGCTCGACGGCGCGGTGCAGATCATCGGCTCGTCGCTGCTGGGGATGACGTTCCAGTGCGCTAAATGCCATGATCATAAATTCGAGCCGTTCACGCAAAAAGAGTACTATCAGCTTCATGCGATTCTCTATCCGGCGTTCCACGTCGACAAGTGGGTGAAGCCCAACGACCGGACGGTCGACGCCGCGACGGCCGACGTCGTCGCGCCCTGGCAGGCTCACGAGTTGACGATCGACGCCGAGGTCGCCCGGCTCAAGCGGGAGCACGCCCCCCGCGACAAGGATTCTCCGGCGGAGAAGGAAGCCCGCAAGAAGGCGCTCGACGAGGCGGTCAAGGCCGCCGAGGCCCGTCGCCGGCCGCATCCGGGGAAGATCGCCTGGGTCGCCGACTTGCCGGGCGAGTCGCCGCCGGCCCCGCTTTTGATCCGAGGCGATCCGAGCCATCCCGGCGAACCGGTCGGCCCCGGGGGCCCCGCGTTTCTCAGCGACCCCGACGACCCGTTCGAGCCCCGGCCGACGGCCCGCAACGGCACCGGCCGGCGCACCGCGTTCGCGCAGTGGCTGACGAAGCCTGGATCGCGGCCCTCGGCCCTGCTCGCCCGCATCCTGGTCAACCGGATCTGGCAGAACCATTTCGGCGTCGGCCTGGTCGCGACGTCTGACAACCTGGGCTACACCGGCGCGCCGCCGACCCACCCCACGCTTCTCGAACACCTGGCCGCCGAGCTGGTCCGCTCGGGGTGGAGGGCCAAGGGCGTGCATCGGCTGATCGTCGGCTCGGCCGTCTATCGCCAGTCGAGCGCGGCCCGCCCGGACGTCCAGAAGGTCGACCCCGAGAACCGTCTGCTCGGCCGGTTCCCGACCCGCCGCCTCGACGCCGAGGCCCTCCGCGACGCCTGGCTCGCGGTCTCGGGCGATCTCGACACGCGTCTGGGAGGTCCGTCGACCCCGACCCGGCGCACCGAGTCGGGCGAGGTGACGCCGATCGCGTCGGAAGGCCGCGAGCTGCGCCGATCGGTCTATTTGCAGACCCGGCGGACGCAGGTCGCCAGCCTGCTCGAAGTGTTCGACGCGCCGTCGATCGTCGCAGCCTGTACGCGACGCGCCTCGGCGACGATCCCGCTGCAATCACTGAGCCTGCTGAACTCCGAGTTCGTCGTCGATCGCGCGCGTCGCCTGGCCGAACGCCTCGACCGCGAATGCGGCCCGGACGCCGCGCCCGAGGCTCGCGTCGATCGCGCGTTCTTGCTCTGCATGAGTCGCGGGCCGACGCCCGAGGAACTCGCGGCGGCCGTCGACTTCTTGCAAGCTCAACCCGCTCGATACCCCGGCGCGGCGAATGACGAAGCCCGGCGTCGAACGTGGGTCGACTTCTCCCAGATGCTCCTGGCCAGCAACGCCTTCTTGTATGTGGAATAG
- a CDS encoding APC family permease — protein MIEPIAATLPTPSTPSTLNTLKRRLGLTTATAVVVAEMIGVGVFLTTAGMAKSVGSPFWLSVVWATMGAAAIGGAFCFGALAARRPEAGGSYIYLKDAYGPRVGFLYGWLSMLVTDPGITAAVAVGLAEYVGYLAPIGPWGRKFVAMAAIGVLAGVNIRGVALGASLLRVLAALKLGLLGFLVFWGFASGKGDWSNLLPIVAQRPGSQPLVPALIGGFIAAFFSMGGWWDLSKLSGEVRDPARNVPRALVLGVSIVTLVYVLITVVFLYLVPLERIDDKQAFAALAGEVLFGRLGGAVFSWIVIITVAGSLSALLMAAPRVYFAMACDGLFFPRFAALHPKYGTPARATLIQAVLACVLVAAGTFDQILAYFIVPTVVFLVLTVFALFVGERGRSARTPGLIAAALLFLAPTTALLALFFMDSPLRAGIGLGVVLLGVPFSYLVAPAGTTANRTEITDQDPPGEVGRKFDL, from the coding sequence ATGATCGAGCCAATCGCGGCGACGCTGCCGACTCCTTCCACTCCTTCGACCTTGAACACCTTGAAGCGACGGCTCGGGCTGACGACGGCGACGGCCGTGGTCGTGGCCGAGATGATCGGCGTCGGCGTCTTCTTGACGACGGCCGGCATGGCGAAGTCGGTGGGCTCGCCGTTCTGGCTCTCGGTCGTGTGGGCGACGATGGGCGCGGCGGCGATCGGCGGGGCGTTCTGCTTCGGCGCGCTGGCCGCCCGCCGCCCCGAGGCCGGCGGCTCGTACATCTACTTGAAGGACGCCTACGGCCCGCGCGTGGGCTTCCTCTACGGCTGGTTGTCGATGCTGGTGACCGATCCGGGGATCACCGCGGCGGTGGCCGTGGGGCTGGCCGAGTACGTCGGCTACCTCGCGCCGATCGGCCCTTGGGGCCGGAAGTTCGTCGCGATGGCGGCGATCGGCGTCCTGGCGGGCGTCAACATCCGGGGCGTCGCGCTCGGGGCGAGCCTGCTGCGGGTGCTCGCGGCGCTCAAGCTGGGGCTGCTCGGGTTCCTGGTGTTCTGGGGATTCGCATCCGGCAAGGGCGATTGGTCGAACCTGCTGCCGATCGTCGCCCAGCGCCCGGGCTCGCAACCGCTCGTCCCCGCCCTGATCGGCGGGTTCATCGCGGCGTTTTTCTCGATGGGGGGCTGGTGGGACCTCAGCAAGCTGAGCGGCGAGGTCCGCGACCCCGCGCGCAACGTCCCCCGCGCCCTGGTGCTTGGCGTCTCAATCGTGACGCTCGTCTACGTCCTCATCACGGTCGTCTTCCTTTACCTGGTTCCGCTGGAACGGATCGACGACAAGCAAGCGTTCGCGGCCCTGGCGGGCGAGGTCTTGTTCGGCCGGCTTGGGGGCGCGGTCTTCTCGTGGATCGTCATCATCACGGTGGCCGGCAGCCTGTCCGCGCTGCTGATGGCCGCGCCCCGCGTTTACTTCGCGATGGCCTGCGACGGCTTGTTCTTCCCCCGCTTCGCCGCGCTTCATCCGAAGTACGGCACGCCCGCGCGGGCGACGCTCATCCAGGCGGTCCTCGCCTGCGTGCTGGTGGCGGCCGGCACGTTCGACCAGATCCTCGCCTACTTCATCGTTCCCACCGTGGTGTTCCTGGTGCTGACCGTGTTCGCCCTGTTCGTGGGCGAGCGCGGGCGGTCGGCGCGGACGCCGGGCCTGATCGCCGCCGCCCTGCTCTTCCTGGCGCCGACCACCGCGCTGCTGGCCTTGTTCTTCATGGACAGCCCGTTGCGGGCGGGGATCGGCCTGGGCGTGGTCTTGCTCGGCGTCCCGTTCTCGTACCTCGTCGCCCCGGCCGGGACGACCGCGAATAGAACGGAAATCACAGATCAAGACCCGCCTGGCGAGGTAGGACGGAAGTTCGATTTATAA
- a CDS encoding DUF1559 domain-containing protein, which yields MKRPVRGSLASGFTLIELLVVIAIIAVLIALLLPAVQSAREAARRIQCTNNLKQFGLAFHNYHDALQCFPFGKGRDYMMVDPMAPMYARWSAHSQLLPYFEQTPLYNAINFALPPEVPQIGVMGGMGMGFMPAYQNPNRANSTVSRIAISGFLCPSDPAGPIDDWNGGNTYPGNEGSWLCDACEQTPSTIAPGELPRGPLYNRSCVRIASMSDGTSNTAFISEKRRGLGSPSPKNDLYMMMPTTTLDMTYQSCTNLDTTMATVLSNRIGATWAIGDMTCTTYNHVAGPNARTCAGMSSDMMMPGASMVDMSVQLPPSSYHPGGVNLLFGDGSVRFLKDSVAITVFRSLGTRNGGEVTSSSDY from the coding sequence ATGAAGAGACCGGTTCGTGGTTCGCTCGCCTCGGGGTTCACGCTGATCGAATTGCTCGTGGTCATCGCGATCATCGCGGTCTTGATCGCACTTTTGCTGCCGGCCGTGCAGTCGGCGCGCGAGGCGGCCCGGCGCATCCAGTGCACCAACAACCTGAAGCAGTTCGGCCTGGCCTTCCACAACTATCACGATGCCTTGCAGTGCTTTCCGTTCGGCAAGGGGCGCGACTACATGATGGTCGACCCCATGGCGCCGATGTACGCGCGGTGGTCGGCCCACAGCCAGCTCCTTCCTTATTTCGAGCAGACGCCGCTGTACAACGCCATCAACTTCGCCCTGCCCCCCGAGGTGCCCCAGATCGGCGTCATGGGGGGGATGGGGATGGGTTTCATGCCCGCCTACCAGAACCCGAACCGCGCCAATTCGACGGTCAGCCGGATCGCGATATCGGGCTTCCTGTGCCCCTCCGACCCGGCGGGGCCGATCGACGACTGGAACGGCGGGAACACCTATCCGGGCAATGAAGGCTCGTGGCTGTGCGACGCCTGCGAGCAGACGCCCAGCACGATCGCCCCCGGCGAGCTTCCTCGCGGCCCGTTGTACAACCGGAGCTGCGTGCGGATCGCCAGCATGAGCGACGGCACCAGCAATACGGCCTTCATCAGCGAGAAACGGCGCGGGCTGGGGAGTCCCAGTCCCAAGAACGACCTGTACATGATGATGCCCACCACGACGCTGGACATGACGTACCAGTCCTGCACGAACCTGGATACGACCATGGCGACGGTCCTTTCCAACCGGATCGGCGCCACCTGGGCGATCGGCGACATGACGTGCACGACGTATAATCACGTCGCCGGTCCCAATGCGCGAACCTGCGCGGGGATGAGCAGCGACATGATGATGCCCGGCGCGTCGATGGTCGACATGTCGGTCCAGCTTCCGCCGTCGAGCTATCATCCCGGCGGCGTCAATCTCCTCTTCGGCGACGGCTCGGTCCGGTTCCTGAAGGACAGCGTCGCCATCACCGTGTTTCGATCGCTGGGCACGCGCAACGGCGGCGAAGTCACTAGCTCGTCGGATTATTAA
- a CDS encoding right-handed parallel beta-helix repeat-containing protein codes for MPSRRTLFLPVFFLLIVSSRSTAQAQPAPDLVLFVAPGGDDRWSGKITKADGRSDGPLASLQGARDRVRALRKGDAKRFGSVVVRIADGTYPVAKVVAFEPADGSVVYQAEPGAKPVFDGGRAIHGFQKTAEGLWVAKVPDAAAGRGAFEQLFVNGRRATRARTPNDFYHSMLRRGPQKQESRSFVARLDDLKPLQGLSPAQLNDANIVVYHSWEVSRHRIASVDLQSGLVVLTGPAPWPFFQWGPDQRYHIENVRAALDEPGEWLLDRDGTLSYKPLPGEEIAQARVVAPVADAFLQIQGDPDKETLVENLSFQGLTFRHSRYALPKEGHADGQAAASVPAVVTVDGARKVEIKNCRFEHIGIYGIWFRRGCVECRVERSALVDLGAGGLRIGETSIPAKPSHATAKITMNDCLVRGGGRLFPGSIGVWIGQSSDNAITHNDIADLFYTAVSVGWTWGYGPSACQRNVIDYNRLHHLGRGVLSDMGGVYTLGISTGSSVSHNVVHDVDSYNKAGAGGWGLYNDEGSTGIVLEGNLVYNTTTGGYHQHYGRENVIRNNIFAFSRYGQVMRSRAEDHLSFTFERNIVYWNGGPLLTGVWDDRNFRLDHNLYYEAGGQTVTFAGRSLEEWRKTTGQDEHSKIADPKFENAEGFDFRLKPGSPAPALGFKPFDFAKAGIQGDPSLAKEAATPLPPTRFAPPPPPLAVREDFESSTPGEGGHTPEGASASTAGRPELIAVTDRDAFRGRQSLKVADAAGLKNAFDPHFYYQPHYDSGVVICKFAVRLDPGAVFYHEWRDGASPYRVGPSLWVEDGKLRVNGRDVLQIPVGPWVQFEIRVDLGDKDKDKATTKPKTWSLTVARPSSKPVKFADMPCAEGWKTVDWVGFVSNAQQPTAFYLDDLELSVHPDEKPSK; via the coding sequence ATGCCTTCCCGCCGAACTCTCTTCCTGCCGGTCTTCTTCCTCCTGATCGTCTCGTCGCGGAGCACGGCGCAGGCGCAGCCCGCCCCGGACCTCGTCTTGTTCGTGGCGCCGGGGGGCGACGACCGCTGGTCGGGGAAAATCACCAAGGCCGACGGCCGGTCCGACGGGCCGCTCGCCTCGCTTCAGGGGGCCCGCGATCGCGTCCGGGCGCTGCGGAAGGGCGACGCGAAGCGGTTCGGCTCGGTCGTCGTGCGGATCGCCGACGGGACGTATCCCGTGGCCAAGGTGGTGGCGTTCGAGCCGGCCGACGGCTCGGTCGTCTACCAGGCCGAGCCCGGCGCGAAGCCGGTCTTCGACGGCGGCCGCGCGATCCATGGGTTTCAGAAGACGGCCGAGGGCCTCTGGGTCGCGAAGGTTCCCGACGCGGCGGCAGGTCGCGGCGCGTTCGAGCAACTGTTCGTCAACGGCCGCCGCGCGACCCGCGCGCGGACGCCCAACGACTTCTACCACTCCATGCTCAGGCGCGGTCCGCAGAAGCAGGAGAGTCGCTCGTTCGTCGCCCGGCTCGACGACCTGAAGCCGCTTCAAGGCCTGTCGCCCGCGCAGCTCAACGACGCCAACATCGTCGTTTACCACTCGTGGGAAGTCTCGCGGCACCGGATCGCGTCGGTCGATCTCCAATCCGGCCTGGTCGTCCTGACCGGCCCGGCTCCTTGGCCGTTCTTTCAGTGGGGGCCCGACCAGCGCTATCACATCGAGAACGTCCGCGCGGCCCTCGACGAGCCGGGCGAGTGGTTGCTCGACCGCGACGGCACGCTGTCGTACAAGCCGCTGCCTGGTGAGGAAATCGCCCAGGCACGCGTCGTCGCGCCGGTGGCCGACGCCTTCTTGCAGATCCAGGGTGATCCGGACAAGGAGACGCTCGTGGAGAACCTGTCGTTCCAGGGGCTGACCTTCCGCCACAGCCGCTACGCGCTGCCGAAGGAAGGGCACGCCGACGGCCAGGCGGCGGCGAGCGTTCCGGCGGTCGTCACGGTCGACGGCGCGCGGAAGGTCGAGATCAAGAATTGCCGGTTCGAGCATATCGGGATTTATGGAATCTGGTTCCGTCGCGGCTGCGTCGAGTGCCGCGTCGAGCGGTCCGCGCTCGTCGACCTGGGCGCCGGCGGCCTCCGCATCGGCGAGACGTCGATCCCCGCGAAGCCTTCGCACGCGACGGCCAAGATCACGATGAACGACTGCCTCGTCCGGGGGGGCGGCCGGCTGTTCCCGGGCTCGATCGGCGTCTGGATCGGCCAGTCGAGCGACAACGCGATCACCCACAACGACATTGCCGACCTCTTCTACACAGCCGTCTCGGTCGGCTGGACATGGGGCTACGGGCCGTCGGCCTGCCAGCGGAACGTCATCGACTACAACCGGCTGCACCACCTCGGCCGGGGCGTCCTCAGCGACATGGGGGGCGTGTACACGCTCGGGATCTCCACCGGGTCGAGCGTCAGTCATAACGTCGTCCACGACGTCGATTCGTACAACAAAGCCGGCGCTGGCGGCTGGGGACTGTACAACGACGAGGGCTCGACCGGGATCGTCCTGGAGGGGAACCTCGTCTACAACACGACCACCGGCGGATACCACCAGCATTACGGACGTGAAAACGTCATCCGCAACAACATCTTCGCATTCAGCAGGTACGGTCAGGTCATGCGGAGCCGGGCCGAGGACCACCTGTCGTTCACGTTCGAGCGGAACATCGTCTACTGGAACGGCGGCCCGCTCTTGACCGGCGTCTGGGACGATCGCAACTTCCGGCTCGATCACAACCTCTATTACGAGGCCGGCGGCCAGACGGTCACGTTCGCCGGCCGGAGCCTGGAAGAGTGGCGGAAGACCACCGGCCAGGACGAGCATTCGAAGATCGCCGATCCGAAGTTCGAGAACGCCGAGGGGTTCGATTTCCGCCTCAAGCCGGGAAGCCCCGCGCCGGCGCTGGGGTTCAAGCCGTTCGACTTCGCGAAGGCGGGAATTCAAGGCGATCCGAGCCTGGCGAAGGAAGCCGCCACTCCGCTGCCGCCGACCCGGTTCGCTCCCCCGCCGCCGCCGCTGGCCGTCCGCGAGGACTTCGAGTCGTCGACGCCCGGCGAAGGGGGCCACACGCCCGAGGGCGCGTCGGCGTCGACCGCCGGCCGGCCCGAGTTGATCGCCGTCACCGATCGCGATGCGTTCCGGGGGCGGCAGAGCCTCAAGGTCGCCGACGCGGCGGGCCTCAAGAACGCCTTCGACCCCCATTTCTACTATCAGCCGCACTACGATTCCGGCGTGGTGATCTGCAAGTTCGCGGTGCGGCTCGACCCGGGCGCGGTCTTCTACCACGAGTGGCGCGACGGCGCGAGCCCGTATCGGGTCGGGCCGAGCCTGTGGGTTGAGGACGGCAAGCTTCGGGTGAACGGTCGCGACGTGCTCCAAATTCCCGTCGGCCCATGGGTTCAATTCGAGATTCGCGTGGATCTGGGCGATAAGGATAAGGACAAAGCGACGACGAAGCCGAAGACCTGGAGCCTGACCGTCGCGAGGCCCAGTTCGAAGCCCGTGAAGTTCGCCGACATGCCCTGCGCCGAGGGCTGGAAGACGGTCGACTGGGTCGGCTTCGTCAGCAACGCCCAGCAGCCGACGGCCTTCTACCTCGACGACCTGGAGCTGAGCGTTCACCCCGACGAAAAGCCGTCGAAGTGA